The following are from one region of the Nicotiana tabacum cultivar K326 chromosome 3, ASM71507v2, whole genome shotgun sequence genome:
- the LOC107789055 gene encoding laccase-11, translating into MAKQTSFCPVLGFLVIGFLCFICLPAEAALKKYQFDVQVANVSRLCHAKPIVTVNGRFPGPTIYAREGDRVQINVTNFAQYNLSIHWHGLKQYRNGWADGPAYITQCPIQTGNSYVYDFNITGQRGTLWWHAHILWLRATVYGPIVILPQQGTPFPFPQPDREEVLVLGEWWNADVEEVEKQGNALGIPPNMSDAHTINGKPGPLFPCSEKHTFAMEVEKGKTYLLRIINAALNDELFFALANHTFTVVEIDAVYTKPFTTEAILIAPGQTTNVLVRANQIPGRYFMAARAFMDAPISVDNKTATAIFQYKGIPQTVLPKLPTLPEQNDTNFALTYNSKLKSLNTPKYPANVPLNVDRHLLFTIGLGINPCPTCLNGTRLTASLNNITFSMPQTALLQAHYFNIKGVYTPDFPDKPPTPFNFTGAPLTANLKTNLGTRLNKIAFNSTVELVIQDTNLLSVESHPFHLHGYNFFVVGTGVGNFDPKKDPAKYNLIDPIERNTVGVPTGGWTAIRFRADNPGVWFFHCHLELHTGWGLKTAFLVEDGPGSDHNILPPPKDLPRC; encoded by the exons ATGGCAAAGCAGACAAGTTTCTGTCCAGTCCTAGGCTTCCTTGTCATTGGATTTCTTTGTTTCATTTGTCTACCTGCTGAGGCTGCCCTTAAGAAATATCAGTTTGAT GTTCAAGTGGCAAATGTGAGCAGATTGTGCCATGCAAAACCAATTGTTACAGTTAATGGGAGATTTCCGGGGCCAACTATATATGCTAGAGAAGGAGATAGAGTTCAAATCAATGTTACTAACTTTGCACAATATAACTTGTCCATTCACTG GCATGGATTGAAACAATATCGCAATGGTTGGGCAGACGGGCCGGCTTACATAACTCAGTGCCCAATTCAGACAGGAAATAGCTATGTTTATGACTTCAATATAACAGGACAAAGAGGAACCTTATGGTGGCATGCACACATTCTTTGGCTAAGGGCAACAGTCTATGGTCCTATAGTGATCTTGCCACAACAAGGAACTCCCTTTCCTTTCCCTCAACCAGATAGGGAAGAAGTACTTGTACTAG GAGAATGGTGGAATGCTGATGTAGAAGAAGTTGAGAAACAAGGAAACGCCTTGGGTATACCTCCTAATATGTCTGATGCCCACACGATCAACGGAAAGCCAGGGCCTCTTTTCCCATGTTCTGAGAAAC ATACTTTTGCCATGGAAGTTGAAAAAGGGAAGACATACCTGTTGAGAATCATCAACGCTGCTCTCAATGATGAGCTGTTTTTTGCCCTGGCTAATCATACCTTCACAGTGGTAGAAATTGATGCAGTCTACACGAAACCATTCACCACAGAGGCCATTCTGATTGCGCCAGGGCAGACTACAAACGTTCTGGTTCGTGCCAACCAAATTCCAGGAAGATATTTCATGGCTGCAAGGGCATTCATGGATGCTCCAATCTCTGTGGATAACAAGACTGCTACTGCTATATTCCAGTATAAGGGAATCCCACAAACTGTACTCCCAAAACTTCCAACCTTGCCTGAACAAAATGACACAAACTTTGCTTTGACCTATAACTCTAAACTCAAAAGCCTAAATACCCCTAAATATCCAGCAAATGTTCCCCTAAATGTTGATCGACACCTCTTGTTTACAATTGGCCTGGGAATAAATCCTTGTCCCACCTGTCTAAATGGAACTCGGTTAACAGCTTCTCTCAACAACATTACCTTTAGCATGCCACAAACTGCACTTCTTCAAGCTCATTACTTCAACATTAAGGGTGTGTATACTCCAGATTTCCCTGACAAACCACCTACTCCATTCAATTTTACAGGGGCACCTCTTACAGCCAACCTAAAGACAAATCTAGGCACAAGGCTTAATAAGATTGCTTTCAATTCCACTGTCGAACTAGTAATCCAAGACACCAACTTATTATCGGTGGAATCACATCCTTTCCATCTCCATGGCTACAATTTCTTTGTGGTTGGAACTGGTGTCGGAAACTTTGACCCCAAAAAAGATCCAGCAAAATACAACTTGATTGATCCTATAGAAAGAAATACTGTAGGTGTTCCAACGGGTGGTTGGACTGCTATTCGGTTCAGAGCTGATAATCCAG GGGTCTGGTTTTTCCATTGTCATCTGGAGTTGCACACAGGATGGGGACTGAAAACAGCATTTTTAGTGGAAGATGGACCAGGATCAGATCACAATATTCTTCCTCCACCAAAGGATCTTCCACGCTGCTAA